The genomic stretch AATAAAACTGATCATTTGTGGAAGTGTTATTaaaccaaaatttaaaaaaaaaactggacgATGAGgccttatttttatttatataatatCATTCAACATAACATTAGCCTTGCACTTCGCCTCCGTCGCATTTGCTTTAACCCAGACAATTACAAACTACGTATTAACGAAGTTATAGATTACCTTACTAATCGCGGCTACGACAAAACCTTTCTTAAGACCCAAATACAACGAGCTTCCGACATTCCCCTCGGTTGACGCACTTACAAACAAACCCAAGACTCAGACTGAAACCACCCCTTTCATCAATGCTTAATTATAATCCAGCATTACCCAACCTTGCGCATATCATTCACAAGCATTCTAACGTGTTGTACTCATCAGATCGCtgtagaaatgtttttaaaaaccttccGTTAGTAGCTTATCGCCGTTGTAAAAATATTAGCGACATCCTCGTTAGAGTCCAGCTTACTAACAGCACCGACACCAGTAACTCACGACCCACCCCCGGTTCCTTTCGGTGCAACAACAGGAATTGCACCACCTGTCCCTATATACTGAACATGGCCGTAATCAATACACTTTTCATTCTACAGGTGAGACTCACCACATCAAATCTCACATCACTTGTGAAACTTTCAATGTTATCTATTTGATTCAATGTCGCCTGTGTAATCTACAATATATTGGAGAAACTAAACGTCGCCTTAAAGAccgttttaatgaacacagaCGACCTATACTCAACCCTACTGGTAATTACATCCATACtgcagtttcagaacactttcttACCGGTAATCATTCCGACAATCATATGCTTTTGATTcctattgaaaaacttaaaaatgggcgtgattctttcaggaaagcacGTGAAGCCCACCTTATCCATAAAGGTAAGACAATTGAGCCTCTGGGCATCAATAAACGTGATAAGCCGTAactatatcaggggcacccaacgagaatatagttcaaaaccactaaaacttagcattgttaaacgtattttggtatttaaacagtagatataggcatatttttatcccctaaaaatgtttcatctgttcggatttcctagctgaaagtctagtgatccgaaaattatagggatcaaaatttaccttttcgaaaatttcagccagaaaaaaggctcccgaaaattctaggtgacctttttagagtaaaaatccgttaaaaataggcaattataccatattttagatgttcgaaaatcctaggagaaacaggcaagcaagaaattttacacaaatgttccgaaaattctagctctcaaatcgtcttccgaacagatattttcccgaaaattgtcgttgagtgcccctgggtatatgacgatgtataggggtgtatggtgatgtatggggtgtatggtgatgtataggagtatatggtgttgtatatgggtatatggtgttgtatagggatatattgtgatgtataggggtgtatggtgatatatgggggtgtatggtgatgtatagggatgtatgatGATATCTGTAGGTGTTTAtagtgtaataataataatatatagtaagatataataagtatattaaggtacataataataatcataaatgaagtacctacctatttttaaaagttctgtGCTGACCAGTTATGGTAATTCAACTGATTGCAGGCTCAGAAAACTTTTATTTAGAAAGACATTTCTTAAGAGTTCCCAAGAGAGCTTTGCATTTGGCCTTGGCTAAACCTGAATATCAAGCCTTCAGCTTTGAAGCCCTGAACCCAGATACTCTTGTTTCTGTTTGAAGACATTGTCAAAGCCATGAGACTGATGATTATGGGCGAGTTTTAACGGCTTATCTTCGACGTGAGCCACTGAAAGTGAACTTTGCTTCTTGACGGTGTAGCGAACGGAAATGTTGCCGGATTCTTGATTTTCATCATGCCAATTAAAATGTTGGTCACCCAACTAAATAAATTAGCCAGGAGTGTCAATCACATCAGCCGGTGGCTGCCTTTTTCTAAACCTACTCAAATATATAAAGTATGTAGGGAGTAAGCACTCTTGTGACTGGTTGATTACGGCGGAGTTGGGAAACTCGAATAAAGAATTGCAAAGTCGAGGGGGTATTAAGGAGTGATCCGGGGGAGACCctagaaaatgttaaaattacagCCGTCGGAAATGCGTTCCCGAGCATAATAACGGGGAAATTAATTGctgaaattcaagatttttttgcaattttgtaatGTTCGCTACCTTTTTGTCGTAACTTTTCATGTGCGTTTTTTACGTCAACGGTTCAGCCGCGAAACCTCCCCCACCTCCGTCCTTTAGATGTGCAAAAGCGAACGAATTAAcgattaaacaaaataacaactgAGCTATTTCAGAGGAAGTTCTCTGTAGGCATTACAGTAATTTATTGCTCTCTTTGACATCTTTGCAACGTTTGACATGTAACTAAATCTATCTTTTTTCACTTAATACTGAGCTTCTTTCCATGTTTtcacctgaaaagaaaaaacaaaataagccATAGACATTAACTACGATCTGTATAATAGACTTAGGTTCAAAAGAACAATGTCTTGGTGTTTGGCACGATAAATTACCAACTGGCGCCTCGGCTTGAAAATCGTTGAAAAGACACTGACACAAGCACAGCTTGTGGTTTTCCTGGCTAACAGCAAGGGACACGACTTTCAAACTGCAGGAAGTCGCTCGAAGAGTACTTTTAATTTCTTGGCTTTCAGAGTGGCATAGCTCGCAATATTGAGCTTTGGTGCTATATTTTTGAGTACGTAAACAATACTTAATACTCACTCTTAGgcatatttcaatttagttttcATCGCTGCACAGGATTTTTGAACAATCTCGTCCAGCTTGGACACAAGTTGGTCAAATTGTTGTACGTGAACGACGTTGTCTGGTTGTCCCATGGCGATCTCATTCAGTTCTTTGTTATCCACGCTCGGGCCGACTCCGATTGCAACGACCTTCACCCCCCTATCCTGTTTGTGAGAAATCAAGATACTCGTTACTCTCTTTTTTACCTGGAAAGCGCATGAGTAAAAGGGTCAAGGAAGAGGAAAAGTCAGTTTTCTTCTCTCCCTTATCCCCCTCCCTTGTCAACTCCTCTCTCAGTGGTATGGCTTACTTCAGAATTGAATAAACAGTAATAAGAAGCAACTCAAATACAAGGaaagaaatttattattattctttattattattattattattattattattattattagtaccATTATTATTTCCAATCGTTTAAAAACCATCGAATATTCATACATTGTGTTAATAAAATTCGAGCTGTAAcaactgcaagcaagctcttTATTTCGAATGATGCGCGAGGGAGAGATCATTTATATTGTCCCGAGGTTACGGCTTTTCAGTCGAGATTCTGGGTTGCCtgtgctttgaacaacccacgCAATCGTTTTGCAAGCACTGCATGGGAAGAAAaagccttaaaagtttaaaaaaactcaaatcTTAGTTTTTCTCAAAGCTTTAGTTTAACAACTCACACAATCGTTTTGCCAACACTTCATGGGAAGAAAAAGCtagaaaaagtgagaaaaaaaactgaaagctaggtttttctttcaagaatcAGTTCGATTCGTTTTCTTCTAAGACAATTCACATctcaaggaaaaacaaacagaataCCAAACATGTCACTGAAGAGCCGAAGGGCAGTCTGGCCGAATGGTAACATCCCAGAGCCTCTGAGTCTCTGTCGACCTGGATTTGTTTGGATTAGTTAAGTTCACTCCCACTTTAAGCAATTGTATTTATCATATTAAACTATTGCAGTTAGCGTCTATTTGAAGAAAAGTGTGTGTGAAGGTTTTAATACATGTTTACCTTGTAAGCTTTGAGAACTTTCTTGTAAGGTTTCGATCTCGAGCTAGTCTTTCCATCTGTTAGAACAAACAGTACATGAGGAACATCAGGTCTCTGACCGTGATCAACTTGAAACATCTCCTTCATGGACTTATCCATCGCTATGTCCGTCCTAGTCCCTCCCGGTTGGTACTTTAGATTCAAGATGGCTTTTTTGAGAGCGACGGCGTTCTTGGCGCGGTCTGATTTAAAGTCCCAGTCCAGATACGCTCTGTGATTGTAATGAATGACAGCAACGTGTGTCATTCGATGCGAAATGTGCATCTTGTCTACCAGCTGGATTAGGAAGGCTTTCACTTTCTCGTAATTTTTGCGCCGAACGCTGCTTGAGGAGTCGATGTCGATGCCGACATCCATCACCTTATCACAGTcttaaaggaaaataggaataaaatgaataagCTACTTTAAACGCTTTTCCTTTAAGGTTCAGTTTTAAATTGCTGTTCAACCAAGCATTTCAAACCATTAGAAATGTCGGTCAGCCATTTTAAAAGCCTTGACTTGAAGATGCTAAAATAGACGTCAcacatatttatttctttaaacaacttttaatttttaaagcttttttgctttttttgggTTATCCTATCATTAAAACCTTTTCCAGGAAACTTCATTCTCAGTGATATCAAACCAGCTAAGAAATTAAATGCAACCGGTAGTAATAACAATAGTCCCCGTTTTTTCCGTTAATCCTCGTGGGTTTGCTTGGCTTCGTAgccatttttttgcgtttttcttcTGATACTTCCGTTTATTTTATTCGGGGACAAATGGATCATTACACcactttgaaaaattgtttacGAGCAAAGAAACCTTAAATGTACGGTTTTTCGCAGTAGTTTAATTCTTTAAGGCCTGATTTGAGCTAAGGTTAGAGGAAAATTAAGTAAACTGTTTATCGAGGCAATGGCTGTCTTACTGTTGCATTCCTGATAACACATCGTTGAATCGTCTGGCCAGCCAAGTCGGCGACATGACTTTCCATTACCTTGTGGTCTGGGATTGGTGCAGGTCCTCTCACGTGATTTTCGCCCTATTCCACATGACTTGCTGCATTTACTCCATTGAGACCACTGGGAGTAACCACCGTCAACATCCGGGCTCTGAGGACCTGAATCtggaaaggaaaattattaCTTAACTGGAGGTCTTGTTTTGGGATGTTTATGTGAAATGTTTGGACCACACATAGGGGGcggtttacatgagaaaactcgcaccggcgtgagtttcataccgggatgacttCTTGATTTCGTAAAgcgtttacatgatgactgggTCACTTCATATCACGTTTCTCTGAAGATACTCTTCATGTTGATAagctagtaatagttgacactacagctaaCCCCGCCACAAGAAAACCACAAGTAAAGGTGTGATTAGAAGTGGTAAGTTTTTGctatttctttttcactttttacgcAAGGTAACACTTAAAACAAAGACTTTatagaaggacatctgtgagcaggggaTACGTCAGCGCAGAATTCAGTTAATCACTTAGCGAATTTCAATTCCGTAATGGTGGTCGTCCATCGTtgtgctagtgataagctagccgttgattcaCTCGTTTGTATAGTGAAACTTGCTTGTTTGTGGACGTAGACTTTGTATTCCCCCAAAGAGAGTTGTGTCTGGCAAATCGTTGctaatcaaagatttgtgaatgGTAAACTCGTGTTTGGCAAACTCTGAAAGGGTATATATACGCTCCTTATAACTATATATATACGCCCCTTATAACTTCATCGGCGACGGACTTGATAAGAATGACATTAGAATCCATATTGTCCGGGGGTGCAGCCGCCGTCGTCTCGGAGTGTGCTGAGTCGTCCTCGACCAAGTTGGGGACAGGGCAATGTTTGCCGGAGGGCCAAAGTCGTATGCTGATTTTAAACTTTCCAACCGGGACATTTATTAGTCTTACTTGATTTACCCAAAAGCAACTGTAACATTCGTCACGAACAAACATCCAACGAGTAGTGAAATATGATAAACGACAATCTGACACTAGTAGAGGTTCTGTTGTGCAATTAATCCCTTTGAACACGTGCATGCgcccaaaggggttaacttaaagagtgtcttttggtccattaCTTTCAAAACGCCTGCTATAAGACCAAAGCGGTCCCTTTgggcattttctgttttacgtcatcctaaccaatTCATACTTGCGGGCGTCAACAATAgtaacgtcatcattacccaacGTTTCCATGCGGCCCCTGATCAAACAAATCGGGTCTAGACTTTTTTCCTTATACTGACTGCATATTTCAAGTGTAAGATTAGTATTTTTGTATATATACGCGCGAGCTGCTAGGATGCCTCTTCGGGATTTCGAGTGGTCatttcgcgtttacatgataccccTACCGGAGTCAGAAATTCTCGCTCTGGTACAATAACAGCGGTGAACTCACGCCgacatgacattttgtggtggtatcatgtaaacaaatacgGAGCCACGAGAGGGAACCAGATTGAACTCGCGCCGGTGTCATGTAAAACACCCCCTTACTTTAAAGTGTTTTAACGCTGGAAACGTAAATTTGGCGGGTTAGCAATTAATATGGTGACACTTATTATGCGCGAGCGGTCCGCGGCCAGATACGGCGAATGTGAAACCGCGAACCCTGGGATACACAGCCTGCGAATATAGCCGTGTCACCTCGCTCCTCGCCACTAGGGACATTAGGGAACTTAACCCTTGTTTAAGTTCCCTGTTCCGGGTGAGGAACATCCCTTGCTGTATCTCCAGGCTATGGGCTATCAAACATTTTGATCCGACACTAACTGATGGTTCTTACTTGATGTTAGCTTATAGATGTAGTTAGTAAGCTGCTGCCCGACACATTCCTGATCTTGAGCTTGTACGCAGGCGGTTGGTTTTTTAAGATTCATGATACATCTGTCTGACACGCCGGCGCGACTGTAATTGAACTCGGCGAACGGTCCGCTCCAACACTCGCCGTAAAACTGCAGACCAAAGTAATTATAACCTTTTTGCAGGGCTCTTTCGGCACAGCGACAGGCAAGGCTAAAGGGAGTAAATCAAACTTGTTTAATAATGTATTTAGAATGAAATTTCAAACGTCAACTTAGacacttatgtccagaaatgcattcaacggcgaaaatggcaaatctGGCAAAAATTTGCCAGAGGGTTGGCGAAAATTCCAGGGAGATGTTAAGAGCCGCGCCTTGTATACTGGCGCATTTGacgaaaatgtcaaatttgacaaaaatggaaatgtgacgaaaatggcaaatttagtGAACATTTGCAAGTTTAAATAAGATGACAAGAGGCTCCCCTTGTAAAGTGacaattttgaagaa from Porites lutea chromosome 1, jaPorLute2.1, whole genome shotgun sequence encodes the following:
- the LOC140922649 gene encoding uncharacterized protein, with protein sequence MEIARFLLAVCVMAEVSKSTFFLRGQNNFSTCKREWTKIGCYQDRQPSRLLPEMLLNDTDRYSKYHEQGYLLNWHKWKESIHSLACRCAERALQKGYNYFGLQFYGECWSGPFAEFNYSRAGVSDRCIMNLKKPTACVQAQDQECVGQQLTNYIYKLTSNSGPQSPDVDGGYSQWSQWSKCSKSCGIGRKSRERTCTNPRPQGNGKSCRRLGWPDDSTMCYQECNNCDKVMDVGIDIDSSSSVRRKNYEKVKAFLIQLVDKMHISHRMTHVAVIHYNHRAYLDWDFKSDRAKNAVALKKAILNLKYQPGGTRTDIAMDKSMKEMFQVDHGQRPDVPHVLFVLTDGKTSSRSKPYKKVLKAYKDRGVKVVAIGVGPSVDNKELNEIAMGQPDNVVHVQQFDQLVSKLDEIVQKSCAAMKTKLKYA